The following is a genomic window from Theobroma cacao cultivar B97-61/B2 chromosome 10, Criollo_cocoa_genome_V2, whole genome shotgun sequence.
GGACTGAAATCACTGACGGTGACTGTCTGATTTGCTTCTGAATCCCCTGTCTCCTGGGTTACGTTGTAATCTTCACTTGCTTCGTCCTGCTCTAACTTATCAAATGAGCGAAGCTGCAATTGCTCTGTTGATTCCAAAGCTTCTTCTTTCACATCAATGGTGCAGCTGTTTTCAGGAACTTCTAGCTGAGGATCTGCTTCAGAAACCTCATTAACTGTTCCAGGAAATCCATTCTCCAGAATTTTCTCCTTGCCTCCCTCATGTAGCTCCTCTGTTGCAGATGGAGTTGCAACAATGCCTGTCAAATCTACTTCAgcgttttcttttttctcttcttcttccatggTTACTAATACCTCAAACATCTCCTCAGCGGAGGAAACTTGGTCGTAACATAAGGTTTCAGATACTTGGCTACATGTATCAATGCGTGCAGTATCTTCTTCAAAGACTTGCTGTTCTGCTCCATCAACCAGAATTTCTTCTGTGATGTTGCTGTCTTTTTCATCTAAACTGATCACAAGTTCGTCATGCAAATTATTCCTATCTCTTTCTGACGAATCCCCAGTGTTTGGATCAGATTTATAATCAGTTTCCATTGAACAAAGGGCTTCATCATCAGGCTCTGAAGCAGAAAATTGGCACTCTTCCCACTCCATATCAATAACTTCAAACATGGTATGGTCTATATCAATTGTTGCGAGGCATTCCTGTTCATCACCATCATTAAAGTTCCATGgtaatgatttttctttaaccAAAATTCCTCTGAAATCTTCATCCACGTCATCATGTTTTAGCTCTTCATAGAGGGTTTCTTTGGTATTTACTTCGGAAAAAGTTTCACTGCAACGTTCAAGATTTTCATCAAAGTCAATCTCAGCGTGTGGTGAACCTTCATATAAACTCTCCGAAACTGGCTTCTCCGTGTTATGCTCTGGGGCTGTTTCATTGCCACATCCAGAATCATCCATTCTCTTGGCGTTCATTTGTGTGCTTCCTACGTCTGCTTCAGCATCATTCCCTTTGCTTTTTGCATAGATTTCAATGAAAAAATCCATGCCCCCTTCTTGCATCAATGGAGACCTAGGGGAGTTATCCAAATCCACTCCATTGCTTGCAGGGTCGTTACCAAAAACCACCTGCGCTGCATTGAATTCTTCTGTTCCATCAGCAGAAGGCTTGAGTCTACGAGGGCTCAATGCTTCCATCTTCATGCTTCTCTGGGTTTTCATTGAACGTCTCCTTGCTTTTAAGAAACATTTCAATGGAGGCAAAGGAGTGTGGTGATGACCGTTAAGAGAACAGTAAGTATACGGGCAGACCTTTATAATTGAAGTTCCTTCAGACTCAGTACCCCCAGGATTAAGAATAAGATAAGCGGGAAACTTTGAGTCCTTCAAAGTTGAAGAACAGGTAGCTCTCTGCATATCCATATCTGCACATAGAGCAACCCTGGAACATTTTTTTGATGAAGCTCTAACCGGTTTGAAACTAGGAGATTTTGTTAAAGTCCTCACCATCTTCAAACTAGATGTCCTTGTTAAAGTTCTAGCAGGTTTATTACAAGAACCAGAGCTACTTTTTGAACCAGTTGAACTTCTACTACGCAGATTCTTGCTATCAGAACCAGTTTGAGTATTCCGGGAACTCACCTGAGAAACCTCCTTTTTGGCCTCTGAACTGCTGGTGGACTTCATGTAGTTTGGTGATCCATCCACAGCTTTGATCACAGACTTCTTCTGTGGGGTTGCTGCAGCAGCTGCTGGAACATTGAGAGGAGGTGGTTTTCCAGGTTGAGCAATCGTTTTCCTCACAGGTGATGATCTTAGGCCCTCAATATCCGAGAGCTTAATTGATCTTgacttcttcatttttttcttcaagtcagttcctttgttcttgccaTCCTGGTGCTGACAAGATGATGGTTTGAGGCTCCCCAACCGCTTCTCTGGTTTAGCATGATCAGCTTGGATACCAAGCTTGTTGGGTACCTTTCTTTGAACCATCCTTCAAAGGAAAACCTGAAGCATGGCTAAGAGATGAGAAACAAAGGTGG
Proteins encoded in this region:
- the LOC18585755 gene encoding uncharacterized protein LOC18585755 → MVQRKVPNKLGIQADHAKPEKRLGSLKPSSCQHQDGKNKGTDLKKKMKKSRSIKLSDIEGLRSSPVRKTIAQPGKPPPLNVPAAAAATPQKKSVIKAVDGSPNYMKSTSSSEAKKEVSQVSSRNTQTGSDSKNLRSRSSTGSKSSSGSCNKPARTLTRTSSLKMVRTLTKSPSFKPVRASSKKCSRVALCADMDMQRATCSSTLKDSKFPAYLILNPGGTESEGTSIIKVCPYTYCSLNGHHHTPLPPLKCFLKARRRSMKTQRSMKMEALSPRRLKPSADGTEEFNAAQVVFGNDPASNGVDLDNSPRSPLMQEGGMDFFIEIYAKSKGNDAEADVGSTQMNAKRMDDSGCGNETAPEHNTEKPVSESLYEGSPHAEIDFDENLERCSETFSEVNTKETLYEELKHDDVDEDFRGILVKEKSLPWNFNDGDEQECLATIDIDHTMFEVIDMEWEECQFSASEPDDEALCSMETDYKSDPNTGDSSERDRNNLHDELVISLDEKDSNITEEILVDGAEQQVFEEDTARIDTCSQVSETLCYDQVSSAEEMFEVLVTMEEEEKKENAEVDLTGIVATPSATEELHEGGKEKILENGFPGTVNEVSEADPQLEVPENSCTIDVKEEALESTEQLQLRSFDKLEQDEASEDYNVTQETGDSEANQTVTVSDFSPEKELPSGEAGDGMEAGKIADAELLIGIQISDSSHVLSGADEDDEEIGDIQNNQLCEVNNAIDESFSTQDTVDESLFAENQDHPSDSQHENTNVVDSKSILEEDQDEAKFKVPTSMDSEEQNSSRMHKTSLAERSEVGKTDLDSASTGLEAETFPTTSDKNGHNPRNRFSFTRSNAKEEVPDNHNNRKWTVGRKRHEENYEESRKFNPREPNFLPVVPEPDAEKVDLRHQMMDERKNAEEWMLDHALQQAVTKLAPARKRKVALLVEAFETVLPITKCESRLRHTSTGFGHGRPIQACN